A stretch of Paenibacillus peoriae DNA encodes these proteins:
- a CDS encoding helix-turn-helix domain-containing protein: MGIVFKLEELLREIGITKNALAREAKIRPNTIYEMCNNTSKRIEFKTFNTVMETLIRLSGRPLTLHDVLEYIPENESEKH; encoded by the coding sequence ATGGGAATTGTTTTTAAACTTGAAGAATTACTTCGAGAAATCGGGATTACTAAAAATGCTCTCGCTCGTGAGGCAAAAATCAGACCTAATACCATCTATGAGATGTGTAACAATACATCCAAGCGAATCGAATTTAAAACATTTAATACCGTGATGGAAACACTGATTCGGCTCTCTGGTCGTCCATTAACCCTACATGATGTTCTCGAATATATACCTGAGAATGAATCAGAGAAACACTGA
- a CDS encoding cysteine ABC transporter substrate-binding protein, which translates to MRKGMKFTTLLLALSLLLVGLVGCAGAGNTNGSSGSAKFASIEDIKKNGKIRIGVFADKPPFGYVDSEGKNQGFDVYIAKRFAKDLLGDESKVEFVLVDAASRVAYLESNKVDIIMANFTVTDERKEKVDFANPYMKLSFGIVSPDSAPITTIDQLKGSDQKLIVAKGTTAETYFTKNYPDIKLLKFDQYTEIFSALKDKRGVAIANDNTELIAWAKANPGFTVTIPAFGGQDTIAPAVAKGNKELLDWINNELATLGKENFVHQAYKDTLTSVYGEGFTDQLVVEGGKVD; encoded by the coding sequence ATGAGAAAAGGAATGAAGTTCACGACGTTATTACTGGCTTTGAGCTTGCTGCTTGTTGGTTTGGTGGGATGTGCAGGGGCTGGTAATACCAACGGTAGTTCAGGCTCGGCTAAATTTGCTTCGATTGAGGATATTAAAAAGAATGGCAAGATTCGAATCGGTGTATTTGCAGATAAGCCGCCTTTTGGCTACGTGGATTCGGAAGGGAAAAATCAAGGCTTTGACGTCTATATTGCGAAGCGGTTTGCCAAAGATCTCTTGGGTGACGAGTCCAAGGTGGAATTTGTTCTGGTGGATGCTGCCAGCCGGGTTGCCTATTTGGAATCCAACAAGGTAGATATCATCATGGCTAACTTTACGGTGACCGATGAGCGTAAAGAAAAAGTTGATTTTGCCAATCCGTATATGAAATTATCCTTTGGCATTGTGTCACCTGATAGTGCTCCAATCACCACGATTGACCAATTGAAGGGTTCGGATCAAAAGCTGATTGTCGCAAAAGGAACGACGGCTGAAACCTATTTTACGAAAAATTATCCTGACATCAAGCTGCTCAAATTCGATCAATACACAGAGATTTTCTCAGCCCTCAAAGACAAACGCGGCGTTGCCATTGCCAACGATAATACAGAGCTGATCGCCTGGGCAAAGGCCAACCCCGGCTTTACCGTAACCATCCCGGCCTTTGGTGGTCAAGATACGATTGCACCCGCAGTAGCAAAGGGAAATAAGGAGTTGTTAGACTGGATCAACAATGAGTTGGCAACGTTGGGTAAGGAAAATTTTGTCCATCAAGCCTACAAGGACACACTGACCTCCGTTTATGGAGAAGGCTTTACAGATCAATTGGTCGTAGAAGGCGGCAAAGTGGATTAA
- a CDS encoding putative metal homeostasis protein: MAREDVATARRQPSCPHKVTRRRALRTLKAAKRAS; the protein is encoded by the coding sequence ATGGCGAGAGAAGATGTGGCAACTGCCCGAAGACAGCCCAGCTGTCCTCATAAGGTAACGCGTAGACGAGCTTTGAGAACGCTCAAAGCTGCGAAGCGCGCGAGTTAG
- a CDS encoding substrate-binding domain-containing protein, which produces MNSPVSYTTEEIAKLLKISKLTVYDLIKKGEIPSYRVGKQMRVDASDLEAYKQRSKSQLLKHDPSPPPISMMIPPHSLSGGSTQNSSTAVITGQDISLDILVKHLESQQTSIRPLRSYGGSLDSLISMYQGKADIVSTHLWDGDSGEYNLPYIRKILNGFSYLVIRLLSRQAGLYVQTGNPYGLQGWKDLALPGLRLANREKGSGARILLDEQLRLHHIDRTALLGYEDESTHHMAVAGKVASGEADVGIGIEKAASIVGSVQFIPLIQEQYDIVMLRTPERQEWIDLILQILHSDSFRRELGAIQGYDLSETGKTLLET; this is translated from the coding sequence ATGAATTCTCCTGTATCCTATACGACTGAGGAAATAGCCAAGCTACTGAAGATATCCAAGCTGACCGTCTATGATCTGATCAAAAAAGGAGAGATCCCCTCGTACCGGGTAGGTAAGCAAATGCGGGTGGATGCCAGTGATCTCGAAGCTTACAAGCAGCGCTCCAAAAGCCAACTGCTGAAGCACGACCCATCACCCCCACCCATATCCATGATGATCCCGCCGCATTCGCTATCCGGCGGTTCGACGCAGAATTCCAGTACAGCAGTCATTACTGGCCAGGATATCAGCCTCGACATTCTCGTCAAGCATCTTGAGAGCCAACAGACGTCCATTCGCCCGCTCCGCTCATATGGGGGTAGTCTGGACAGTCTCATCTCTATGTACCAGGGCAAAGCAGACATCGTCAGTACGCATCTGTGGGACGGCGACAGCGGTGAGTATAATTTGCCTTATATTCGCAAAATTCTGAACGGCTTCTCGTACCTCGTCATCCGTCTGTTATCCCGGCAAGCAGGGCTGTATGTCCAGACAGGGAATCCTTATGGTTTGCAGGGCTGGAAGGACTTGGCGCTTCCGGGGCTGCGTTTGGCGAATCGCGAGAAGGGCTCCGGCGCGCGCATCCTGCTCGACGAGCAGCTTCGTCTTCATCACATAGACCGCACTGCCTTGCTCGGATATGAAGACGAATCGACGCATCATATGGCTGTAGCAGGCAAGGTCGCCTCCGGCGAAGCCGATGTTGGTATCGGAATCGAGAAGGCCGCCAGTATTGTGGGGTCCGTGCAGTTTATTCCACTCATTCAGGAGCAGTACGATATCGTCATGCTGCGCACACCAGAGCGACAGGAATGGATTGATCTTATATTGCAGATTCTTCATTCGGACAGCTTCCGGCGGGAACTGGGAGCCATTCAGGGATATGACCTTTCTGAGACAGGAAAGACCTTGCTAGAGACATAG